One Mucilaginibacter ginkgonis genomic region harbors:
- a CDS encoding DUF892 family protein, whose translation MNNQSDQMPPSGLALDVIQRNRFFVKHLNRVFCVKVHLLERLPELEDQSEFNDLKFAIAETLQDVQKQIARMRKIYLTLDKEADLSECGDLTNFIEEGFTAVFENKDQQSLRDLSIIFYLSVIESVEATSFRLLKMVAKGFKSKEIDQLLLQSIDESNGDRKLLLQIAARHTI comes from the coding sequence ATGAATAACCAATCTGACCAAATGCCACCATCCGGCCTTGCACTTGACGTTATACAGCGTAACCGGTTTTTTGTCAAGCATTTGAACCGTGTTTTTTGTGTAAAGGTGCATTTGCTTGAACGGCTGCCCGAACTGGAAGACCAATCTGAATTTAACGACCTGAAATTCGCGATAGCAGAAACACTTCAGGACGTTCAAAAACAAATTGCGCGTATGAGGAAGATCTATTTAACGCTTGATAAAGAGGCTGACTTGTCAGAATGTGGTGACCTAACCAACTTTATAGAAGAGGGATTTACCGCTGTTTTTGAAAATAAAGACCAACAAAGTTTGCGCGATCTTTCTATTATATTTTATCTTTCTGTTATAGAAAGCGTAGAAGCTACCTCTTTTCGCTTACTTAAAATGGTTGCAAAAGGGTTTAAGTCAAAAGAAATAGATCAACTGCTCTTGCAGAGTATCGATGAATCTAATGGCGATCGTAAGCTTCTGCTGCAAATAGCGGCACGCCACACTATTTAA
- a CDS encoding fatty acid desaturase, with product MCIHKFELGNSLLFNHHVMPFFDHVLQVPAYGWADARGELITPSKRQIWSEFFRRLNVFRSKKNWLPFFSWMKVILLSCFFVAFLFFYLSWGTILAAFLYGMIVMGTHGTIWHHRYCTHGAYKFRNSFWRFITQNLTINVIPEEIYAVSHHVHHAKSDKPGDPYNAKAGFLYCFLADVNHQPIAKDLSANDYWRVVKLMNHTGIKANSFEQYKIWGSYAHPARAVLSWVLNWAFWYGVFFVMGGNALAVSLFGAAGFWAVGVRTFNYEGHAKGEEKQREGTDYNNTDNSINQLWPGYVAGEWHNNHHLYPKSARSGFQPHQIDLAWYYIKLMSMLGVVTKYHDNKKQFYEEYFLPHKQKKIAINTFHK from the coding sequence ATGTGCATACATAAATTTGAATTAGGCAATAGTCTACTCTTTAACCATCATGTGATGCCGTTTTTTGACCATGTATTACAAGTCCCTGCGTATGGTTGGGCAGATGCCCGCGGGGAATTAATTACGCCTTCTAAAAGGCAAATATGGTCTGAGTTTTTTAGACGGTTAAACGTTTTTCGTTCTAAAAAAAACTGGCTGCCATTTTTCAGCTGGATGAAGGTGATTTTACTATCGTGCTTTTTTGTTGCGTTTTTGTTTTTTTATCTGAGCTGGGGTACAATTTTAGCCGCCTTTTTATATGGGATGATAGTAATGGGAACGCATGGCACTATTTGGCACCATCGCTACTGCACTCACGGCGCATACAAATTTCGCAATAGCTTCTGGCGGTTCATTACCCAAAATCTAACCATTAATGTAATACCCGAAGAGATATATGCCGTTTCTCATCATGTGCACCACGCAAAATCAGACAAACCGGGCGACCCTTACAATGCTAAAGCCGGATTTTTGTATTGCTTTTTAGCTGATGTTAATCACCAGCCCATAGCAAAGGATCTGTCGGCCAATGATTACTGGCGAGTAGTTAAATTAATGAACCATACCGGCATTAAGGCCAATTCATTTGAGCAATATAAAATATGGGGATCTTACGCACATCCTGCCCGTGCGGTGCTATCGTGGGTGCTCAACTGGGCATTTTGGTATGGCGTATTTTTTGTGATGGGCGGCAACGCGCTTGCCGTAAGCCTCTTTGGCGCCGCGGGTTTCTGGGCTGTCGGCGTAAGGACGTTCAATTATGAGGGCCATGCCAAAGGAGAGGAAAAGCAGCGTGAGGGAACTGATTATAATAATACTGATAATTCTATAAATCAACTATGGCCCGGTTATGTGGCGGGTGAATGGCACAATAACCATCACTTGTACCCAAAGAGTGCGCGCAGTGGGTTTCAGCCACATCAGATCGATCTGGCTTGGTATTACATCAAGTTAATGAGCATGCTTGGGGTAGTTACAAAATACCATGATAATAAGAAGCAGTTCTATGAAGAATACTTTTTGCCGCACAAGCAGAAAAAGATCGCTATAAATACATTTCATAAATAA
- the tal gene encoding transaldolase has translation MPNSVKQIHSTFKQSIWLDYIDRNIIRTDKLQSLIDDDGIRGVTSNPAIFEQAINNSADYDADILKYGKVNADPESIFFKLAIDDIQNAADLFEPLYNDGIAGADGYVSLEVSPLLALDELATIAQARQLWAAVNRKNLMVKIPGTWPCLHAIETAISEGININVTLLFSLSRYEEVANAYINGLEQRVAAGHGISEIASVASFFLSRIDLMVDPILDGKDLTEMRGEVAIASAKAAYKIYKRLFNGPRWEKLEAKGAKPQRLLWASTGNKNPAYRDTRYMEELIGPDTVNTAPMSLIDAFRDHGIALPRLENNTEHSFNILSALELAGINMELIAADLEQEGIKKFEEPYKKLLAAITNKLDNKI, from the coding sequence ATGCCCAATAGCGTTAAGCAAATTCATTCTACTTTTAAACAAAGTATCTGGTTAGATTATATAGACAGAAACATTATTCGCACTGATAAACTTCAAAGTCTTATCGATGATGACGGCATTCGTGGAGTGACCTCTAACCCTGCTATATTTGAACAGGCGATAAATAATAGTGCAGATTACGACGCTGATATATTAAAGTACGGGAAAGTTAATGCCGACCCGGAAAGTATTTTCTTTAAACTTGCTATAGATGACATTCAGAACGCTGCAGACCTGTTTGAACCGTTGTATAACGATGGTATTGCAGGTGCAGATGGCTATGTAAGTTTGGAGGTGTCGCCGCTTTTAGCTCTTGACGAGCTCGCTACCATTGCCCAGGCACGGCAACTGTGGGCCGCGGTTAACAGAAAAAACCTAATGGTGAAGATCCCCGGAACGTGGCCCTGTCTGCATGCTATTGAAACTGCAATAAGTGAAGGGATAAATATAAACGTAACGCTGCTTTTTAGCCTATCAAGATATGAAGAGGTTGCAAATGCTTATATAAACGGCTTGGAGCAAAGGGTGGCAGCAGGTCATGGAATAAGCGAAATTGCCTCTGTCGCAAGTTTCTTTCTTAGCAGGATTGACTTAATGGTAGACCCTATTTTAGACGGAAAAGATCTTACAGAGATGCGCGGCGAAGTTGCAATTGCCTCTGCAAAAGCAGCTTACAAAATTTATAAGCGCCTGTTTAATGGGCCGCGCTGGGAAAAGCTCGAAGCCAAAGGAGCCAAACCTCAACGCCTCCTATGGGCAAGCACCGGGAATAAAAACCCTGCTTACCGTGATACCAGGTATATGGAAGAACTGATTGGACCAGACACCGTTAATACTGCGCCAATGAGTTTGATAGACGCTTTCAGAGACCATGGAATTGCATTACCCCGCCTTGAAAACAATACAGAACATTCTTTTAACATTCTTTCGGCACTTGAATTAGCCGGTATAAACATGGAGTTAATCGCAGCCGATCTTGAACAAGAAGGCATTAAAAAATTTGAAGAACCTTACAAAAAACTTTTAGCGGCTATTACGAATAAATTGGATAATAAAATCTAG
- a CDS encoding response regulator transcription factor: MIKIILAEDHNVVRNGIKALLEKEKDYKIVGEAVNSEQLLTILQNQEEPDILLSDINMPGVNGLDLIPKLRETHQKMKIVMLSMLDKEKYIAHAFSSGANGFLLKSITPDELIFAIRHVHMYGKYICSELSLRLLDKLLATNSVTENQPSPSDLKLSVRDLEVLLLIADGLTNAEIAEKLFTSKRTAEGYRKGLMEKTGSVNTASLIKFAMKNNLIE, translated from the coding sequence ATGATAAAAATTATTTTAGCCGAAGACCATAACGTTGTAAGAAATGGTATAAAAGCACTGCTTGAGAAAGAAAAGGATTACAAGATAGTTGGAGAAGCTGTTAACTCAGAGCAGCTTTTAACAATTTTGCAAAACCAGGAAGAACCTGATATTTTATTGAGCGATATAAACATGCCCGGTGTTAACGGCCTGGACTTGATTCCCAAACTCAGGGAAACGCACCAGAAAATGAAGATCGTAATGTTAAGCATGCTGGATAAAGAGAAATATATCGCTCATGCATTTAGCTCTGGTGCTAACGGCTTTCTTCTTAAAAGCATTACACCTGATGAATTGATTTTTGCTATACGTCATGTACACATGTACGGCAAATATATTTGCTCGGAATTGTCTCTTCGCCTGCTCGATAAGTTATTGGCAACAAATAGTGTGACAGAAAACCAACCCAGCCCTTCTGATCTAAAACTTTCCGTAAGAGACCTTGAAGTGTTACTTCTGATTGCAGACGGTTTGACAAACGCAGAGATTGCGGAAAAACTTTTTACCAGTAAACGTACTGCTGAGGGCTATCGTAAAGGGCTAATGGAAAAAACCGGCTCTGTGAACACCGCTTCGCTGATAAAATTTGCGATGAAAAACAACTTAATAGAATAA
- a CDS encoding single-stranded DNA-binding protein, whose protein sequence is MTLKYPPQTRVNRVFLLGQISSAPIHEPGNAGITFTLITKEIIPKKESNIEHIEFHFVRVTDKAIFDKTSLHIGKIIHLEGKIHTYSTFEDGIKRYHTEIVAGQLQLF, encoded by the coding sequence TTGACTTTAAAATATCCCCCCCAAACCCGTGTAAACAGGGTATTTTTGCTTGGCCAAATTTCTTCTGCACCCATCCATGAGCCCGGCAATGCGGGTATTACATTTACGCTCATTACAAAAGAAATTATCCCTAAAAAAGAAAGCAACATTGAGCACATTGAGTTTCATTTTGTAAGGGTTACTGACAAAGCCATATTTGACAAAACATCGTTGCACATTGGTAAGATTATACATCTCGAAGGTAAGATCCATACCTACAGCACATTTGAAGATGGAATAAAACGCTATCACACAGAAATTGTGGCTGGCCAACTACAGCTATTTTAA